TTGCTTCAACCACGCCGACTGAAAACATCGCACTTTAACTTTCTTCTTAGCTGGGAAAGAACCTGTGTCCGTAACCTCTGCGTCGTCCGTATCTACCTCGTCTTGTTTTCGTGTTTTACTCTTATTTACCCATGTAAGCAATGACATATTGATATCTCAATACAAATCGCAAGCATCTGCTTTTCCCAGCAAAACAGTATACATACgttaaacttaaattttttgtttttgtcgaTAAATATAGGCATACCTGCAGCGTATTCATATTTGCAAAAATAGTATCACCTTTGATTAAAGATGAACTCTAagtctttgttttaattaaagcaTACGTCCTTCCTTCATTATCACCAATAAATGGTATCATCGCTAATAAGTAAACCTTTAATCTCGTGACTGGTTGTGACCGACTGTTTATTGCGGTTTTTGGTGCTAATCCCAttgatgtaattattttgttattacatgCTTGCTTCATGATCACAGTGCTATTAAAGATTACTGTAATatgtacaaaactaatttttcatAAGATACAGGTGGAGAAAGGAGATGGGGCAATTATCATGACTGTCAGTAAACTGATCTGTATCAATATGCCTTTtgctagactacacatatttaacctaagttgcttttaaccagggttaaattacctcttgtatagatgcacttatgtagcatattcaaggaaaatgtatgaatgagatggttaaatgccatattattctccatgtgaaattgtgtttttagaaaggaaaacaaatatcaaatatggtgatgaccattcattttattgcagataaTTGCTGAAGTAGAttgtgtgcacacacacacacacacacacacacacaatccgaAGAACTGCAGAATACTATAAAACAACATGTAGATGCaaaaaggcaagtcctttaaCTTGAACAGAAGCAAAATCTACAAATGTGCaacaaccaccaaattacattgattcataacagagtaaataaaaaaaaccccataaacatgtatgtgtgtgtgtgtatatatatatatataatacacatgtatatatgtttgtatgtatctAAGATACAAGTATACCTTTATTGTTTACTACATTATACATTGGCGCTATTACACGTCCACAGGTACAATATCTGGAGGGGTAAGGGGCAAAATCTTGAGTAGTAGGAACAATCTTGGTAGGGGAAGAagccatatttatataaaaagtagtagaaaacctatattttcgtactgcaggcctgctacagacacatttgcacacacacaaaataaaaataaaatttaaaaaagaacttttataataaattattattattgtgtgtgtgtgtgcaatttaacagcatatactttttttttttttaaataaaaataaataaatagatgtagTAGCCGaagatggcaaaataaatacaagtatagagaatGGCTTGATTGTACCctaaaattagattaaatgaaaaatgaagaccacacaaatttgatgataaaaagagtatactctttattcaagaactggatgcatccggggttttttttttcttcataaaagtAGATGGAATtgtgcattttatttacagtataatgtggaaaTGTTATCAATGCACATGCATTAACCATTTTCGTTGCTATTAACGTCGGTTATTGTTGACAAGCAACCTAGTCGCATTCTGTCAATGTGTCCGACACTGTGTGTGCATCAGGTTTGTCACGTTTTAGTGCCTCTACCCAGAAGCGGCGTCTGGTCTCTTCTTTtcgaaatttgtaaaacgatatttttttaaacatcaaattatggtttatgcagccaactgcacaacatgttttaGGCATCTTCGCCGTTAACTGATGTAAATGATCGACTGAAATTGACtaaattcactatcaaaccatacgtaactaaggagaagtTTCACCGCGTcatgtgataaacaatggcggatAGGGCCGAAGTACCCATATGTTCAGTTCTGAGAATTATCCTGTACACATCTAGGATTGAACAGTAATGTGAACGTGATCAATTGCACTCAAAATTTcacatttcaaaaatattatctATCATTGTATGATAAAAtaagagaaaataaaaaaacagaacacttttattttcatcaatttatttattcagttgtTCAGTTATTAAATATGAGTCACTTACTTGTAAagaattacatgtaatacattaaaaacagtGATAAGATAAAGAATgaatcataaatacatgtatactacaataATCATCTGAATAAAGTGAATATATTGATGTATAGCTACAGTGTTTAGGTAGCTTTATATAATAAGAGTTTTGaaattgtacaattaatacatttatcaaTTAATCAAAATAGTTGGTTACTCACGTTACAATTTGTCCACTATTTGGtaatggctaaaaaaaaaagattataaagaaaaataatagttttgaaATTTCAAACTTTTATTGAAAGAAATGTCAGAAAGCCACACAAATCAAATGGGTAAATGTTACCAACAAATTAAACttacaataaacaatgaataaattaacaatttttgGGAATTAACGTACATTTTTAGAAAattgaaatttgaattaaaacaaaactctaaaaagaagtaaaaaatttgaaatgtccacAACTGTTGGCAATATCATTCCACTCTGCACTGATCTTTGAAAGAGTGACATTAATTCCCGAAAAtggttaattgtttttttttgggtttttttaaaaatatatatttattgccccagatatttatatattgataatgtcagggttggggccctgaaatcattatcttacaatagatacataaatataaagtgcattcaGTAAAATTACTACTTAATTGAAACAGTCAAATTTGGAGCGCAAAATTAATGACagactaaatatataataaaagagaaattagacagagagaaaagaagaaaagaaaaatccatatttccaaatatagaaaacaaacgttattggcttttaggttacaaaaccccaccaccaacagtatgtgtcttatattggagttatttttaactatttagGCTAAGTTTAATTTTCTAGACATCTTTGCCAAGGTGCCCAGTTTTCATCAAACTCTTTATGTGAACAGTTTTTATATAGTATGAATTTCtctatttgtaatttatctgtaattacatttttaattccagttatatgaagtatattcttttgaagttttattctatatatatgtaaaatgctTTACATTGAGAATAAGccaattcacaaatttatgatttGTATGTATGCTGCCGAATAGAACCATACTTTTATCAAGCTGAATATATTCGTCTTTTTGCTGTAACCATTGTTCTATAGTTTTCCAAAGTTCACTGACTTTAAggcaatcataaaacaagtgttgCAATCTTTCTGGTTGCTgatcataaaacaagtgttgCAATCTTTCTGGTTGCTGATTACAAAACTTAAAGTAATGGAAGCtatttatactttattttatataaaaactaatttgttgGTATAATCCTATGTAAAATTTGGTACTGAAACCATAGTAGAGTTGGGTCTTTCAAAATCATAAATGGAAGACTATAATACTTTGCCCATTTTGAAGTAGGAAAACAGCATCCTTCACGAGAATATTTCAGTTGTGATGTAGGAACTACAGTAGCATTATTCAgtactttatatatttctctactTCCCGATTTGTTTTTCGCAAGAAGCTTTATTTTCGAAGGAAATACTGGATGTTTAGGCactttgtatgtttgtttatttaaatttgttttgtttcgtataAATAATTTGATTGCACATATTAAAGACGCATATTCTAAAAAATTGAtcgtattttatattttgcattaaaagtgttataattCATAAACTGCCCTTCGCTATCTagtaaatcatataaaaatataatgcctttttcaatgaaattcttatataatataggttttctgtctattagtatattactattattccaAATGTTCAAACTTAgaatttcttcttcattttgaaatgttaatttttgttgaaataaaatccaactatttaatacatccttccaaaacatatttttaatttaaaaaaaccaaaatggtTAATTTATTCATTGCTTAACTTGTTGTAAGTTTAATTTGTTGGATATATTTACCCAGTTGATTTGTGTGGCTTTCTGatgtttctttcaataaaagttgacatttaaaaactgttacgtttctttaaaaaaaaaaaaaaaaaaagtttttagcCATTACCAAATAGCGGGCAAATTGTAACGCGAGTAACCATAATGCGAGTAACCAACTATTTTGataaccaaaaatgtattaattgtacaatttCAAAACTCTTATGATATAAAGATATCTAAACACCATAGCTACATTtgtatacatcaatatatcCACTTTTATCATAGCTGTTACAGTATAAGGAGAGTAAACGATGTTTACACATTCACAGTATGAAAACTAATCATCATATTTcctcatctttttttttataatatacattgattattcaactaataaaatgtaataaagaaaataagtgttgaatgtataattattaatcctGAGCAAATCAAAAGAATTAGTATGGTAAAAATGTAATGCGAGTAACCGTGgaatagcatatatatatatagacacatacacgcacgcacgcacacacacacacacacataacaataCTGTTAGCTTCCACAACAATCCGAATATTACGTAACATAATTTCTCGCAAAATGTCTCCAACTGTCAACCTGGTTATAGTCCTTCCGCCAGGGAACACTTTTTTCATACtacggaatttactacaagttatttatttctgagacaattgttttctaaattggactcAAAAAATggtgggttttatttttgttatttccaaaacatgtttacttgtcttacgtcaaaccaaactgaaattatttaccaaaaaatgtttgttttaggaGGGTGGGACAGACTATGCTGAAATGTCTAGCAATTTCATCCTGTGTATGTTTAAGGTGACTTTCTTTGAAATTTGTTACTTCTAGTTTTTCACATATAAACATTTGTGTACAGCATCCCCCTCAGGGTTCTCACGGACCTGGGACCCCGGGTCCGTGGTGCAGCAATCAAGGATGGGACGCACCATATTGCATACACGTGCGTCACTGTGGAcgcagtatatttttatttaacttcaataagattttttttgtttaaatatctcAATTTACTGTAAAGTAAATCGGCAACATTCATAAAAATTCTTGGAAATTAGTGTTAATTGGTACAATCAGTTGGTCACTCCAGAAAGCCGCCCTCATCAATGCACCCACTTTGTGGAAATGCACTCAACCACGTGACCCAGATTTACAACATAACCTGTACGACAAAACAtgactaataaaaagtaaaacttgtGTTCGCTAgcaatcaaacatttaatataaaaaatgcaacatgtcttaaacagtacttcattttatttaatcggCATGCACTATCAACCGCAGATAAGCTCATTTGTGCAAGTTGTCTACGACCAGAACCAGCTGCACTGAAAAACATTGTTCAGAGTTGCAGCTGTTAGACAAAACAACTTTGCTAATTACACTGAGGTGGTTTGTGTCCTTGCGGTGCAAGCGCCTCAAGCGAGCAATCAAGCGAGCAATCAAGCGACTGAGCTCCATCTTGCCTCCTAAGACCAAACAATGCATTGGAAATATATGTTTGTTACCAAATGTTACTGCCGGTACTGGAAGTCGAATATTCCAGTGTAAGGATCAGACTAAAACTGATGCACGGTTGTTCCAAGTAAAAGTGTGTCACAACCTGAATATTGTGTTATAATGAATGCCACTATAACGAGAGTAGACTGATGCACGGTTGTTCCAAGTAAAAGTGTCAGAACCTGAATATTCTGTTATAATGAATGCCACTATAACGAGAGTAGACCGTAGTTAACCTGGTAAGTGTCTCTTTATTGAACATGAATCTCGACTAGTGAATAATTCTACATATTTCTATTGATGTTTTGTTACTTTCAGTGATCAAAGAAGAACCAAGCTTTATATTCACCATTAATGTTCAGTCCCAAGATGAAGAGAGTCAAAATGATGAAGATAAATGTGGTAATTCGAAAACATTGTGCTTGTTAAACCAAAAAAGTTCATAGTCAAGGCCTAAAAAGCCATACTAGATTTTATGCAtacttaattttaataacaattatcAATATTGCTTTCAGTATTATTAATTTGAGCATAtcctttatacatgtacatgtatagacatATATTGTATTGATGTGCGGAAATCGTATAAAGTAATTGACACTTCAATAAAGATTCATATTTGTAGTCACATGTATTTCCACTAGTAGAACTTTTACATGCTGTCAAATCTTTTTCATGGGCTTAAATTTCCATGgttttactaaaaacaaaactccCATTTGTAATTGAAATATGTGGAAGAATCAtaaattcatattatatttacagatcaatgtattatacttttgttgtgttcttaaatttgTTGATTGCTCTGGTCCACAAAGTACATGGAAATTAGACCACCATGAACAAACGTTATGTCACAGtatcttgttttgaatatttcCTTTCCACACTGGTACTAGGACATCATTAGTGAGACTACTAAAGCATCCTCCGAGGTGGACTGTTTTCTTGGGTTAAAATTTAAATGGATTGTTTATTCTTGTTTCAGCCTGCTGTACGATACAGTTCTCACTGGGGGAGAAATACCCGGATGAAGCTCCGGTTATAGAGATTACTGAATACAGCAACCTGGAGGATGATCAGATTGAAGAGCTCATGAATTACTTGAATGAACAGGTTTGTGTGTGTTAAGCTTCTCACTATTGCAGGCGACATACTTCGTCCAATATCACACAAGCCGACACACCGTATACTACATACAataccagggttgaaaattaacatgaaaaccaaggtcgccagcagggtcagttgaagaaaaatattactggcccttctcaaattcaactagccctccaattatcacattggaatttaactgcacagctaaaattaaaaatagtgttttttgttgaataataaccatttgCGTTAAAaaaaaccgatgaattgacatttaacttcatgaataaagtaaaacttcatataaaaacatgtcattaagttttaaacccatactaactcaaaaaaaaaaaaaaaaaattgaaaaagaaatccagtataagcTACATGTGTAGGGTTGCAACGATACGGTGAAAACCGTATTGTGATATATTGtgatataagaaactgtattgcaatatagttgatattatttaaatttaatatttatggattgttttttttaatgaaaacagaaggcataactttttaatgatctttattagtttcagctgtcaggtTAAATATTTTAggccatatatatttttttttaacacaatactagtttactagaacaccggtgtgacggggtcaaactatttataaattgtcacattcggaaatcctcACTATCGGGCTTTTCCGATGCTGCTCGCTTGACAtggaaatgtacgtattgagtcgCAATGTTTCGGTAGATCGACTGAACCAGAGCCGAGGttattagccgaggtattttgaacgatcggccgaagtattccgagttcagtgaaaaaacagcgaagtgtgattctattttgttggtttatttctttgaaaatgaTAGCCGTAGCtgtattccaacgtaaatgaacaatgaatgataatgtgtaagtaacaaaaaatgtatttgtaattatcgttaacacgttttgttaagcagttagaaccaagtataactgacctatcacttcgtatgctaacaagtaagccgactacgcttgacgtgattgttacatttcctgtcatcaccgattaataaaatgatgtggtttttgtttgtttgtttgtttgcctatttcaagtcaaataagatacaaggaaCAAAAATAGCGTATAAAAATCGCGATATGCAAAACtgcggttcgtatcgagctgatcaatgatcccggtataccggtttatcgttgcagcactagtATAAGcaaacatgtttctttacaaagtaccattaaattaaacatattaaatctaATTTTAATATAGGGTAAAAGGTAATGCAGTACAAACAGACCAAATGTAGAACTGCGCATGGTTTAGTAAACTAgtatgggagtggcagtcctctttgtggcaatgcaagagggatgggaTAAATTTTGTGGTGAtgcagggtggggggggggggggggggggggggttgaaattcccagcaaatgatttcctcaggagtggctgttctcctagaTAGAAATCCATGGAATCATCCCCTATTTTGCAAAACGCCCATTCGACtatgctttgtgcagagatacggccctggtcATGTATTATGgttgtgtcattcagattaccttggatgttccatcaattgcctttaaacttgtatcacaaaaaaagagttaacctatgcagtttgatggtaatttgtaaagaagttttgtttttatttacactgcacttttacccccaataaaatgttatttgagacagtatgggtttaaaacaataaattgatatgttttatatgttctttgtcttctgctgccagatctgtagttctcGCCAACATAGACTTTTGTCAAATTCAATTCagtatcaatgtgtttcttttttaactagtaccatactcgccagacactAAAATCGGTGGTCTCCCAACGGACCACCTTTCTAAAATTCGTAGTCGCCCTTAACCAAAGGTTGCCACGGGTGACCGtgcgactgctaatttttaaCCCTGCAGTACATGCACTCAATCATATCTtctgccgttttgcacacggcaCTGACCGAAATAGTAACAGAACAACACTGATCACGACTAATCTTGATAATGTccacttttgtttttttgcttttgtgtGAGATGTACATGGGAATTTTTAGTTGAAAaggtggttttcggcaagtattttcgctagACAACATTGGTAGAGCATCACGGTCATTTTGAGGAATCAACAGCTGATTGTGatagctaatttgataataaatttgattgttttaccaatAACAAAATTCAAAAAATGTTTGGATATGAATAgtttccaaaaataaatgagGTCAGAAAAACCTAGTAATTGGGAATAATGGCTGTAAATACCGGACAGCTATAATCCCAATTGTTCAAAATCAAATTAACTaatctaaaataatataaaaattagaaaaaccgACAAAAAATTGTACTTACCTTTtcacatatgaacattatttgatgtatttataaaaacatttgtgtgaAAACgttagtaaaagttataaacttgtagcCTCTCAACATGGATTTTGTCAAACATTAATCCAGTAGTGAGACAGTTCAACTAATTTAAACACTgaattatttaaacaaacaggtttgtgtgtgttaacctagttagtaataaatataatatttcacatttatttgacaTATGCGAGATACACTGACATGAGAGTGATAGCTGACTGagaggtgttttctctttgcTAGGTGGAAGAGAACCTGGGGATGGTGATGGTCTTCACGCTGGTGTCTGCCGTTCAGGAGAGAATGACGGTGCTGGTGGAAGAACAGAAGAAGCGAGTGGAGGATGAGAAGaatcggagagagagagaggaggaggaggcgGAACAGGTGCTTTTATAGCTCTACCCTGGTTAAAGTTAACACTCAGGGAAACCCGATTAAATAACACACAGTCTTAAATGTGCTGTATCAGGTTTACTGTTAAAGTGTACACTCAGGGAAACCCGATTAAATAACACAGTCTTAAATGTGCTGTATCAGGTTTACTGTTAAAGTGTACACTCAGGGAAACCTGATTAAATAACACACAGTCTTAAATGTGCTGTATCAGGTTTACTGTTAAAGTGTACACTCAGGGAAACCTGATTAAATAACACACAGTCTTAAATGTGCTGTATCAGGTTTACTGTTAAAGTGTACACTCAGGGAAACCTGATTAAATAACACAGTCTTAAATGTGCTGTATCAGGTTTACTGTTAAAGTGTACACTCAGGGAAACCTGATTAAATAACACAGTCTTAAATGTGCTGTATCAGGTTTACTGTTAAAGTGTACACTCAGGGAAACCTGATTAAATAACACACAGTCTTAAATGTGCTGTATCAGGTTTACTGTTAAAGTGTACACACAGGGAAACCTGATTAAATAACAGTCTTAAATGTGCTGTATCAGGTTTACTGTTAAAGTGTACACACAGGGAAACCTGATTAAATAACACGTCTTAAATGTCCTGTATCAGGTTTACTGTTAAAGTGTACACTCAGGGAAACCTGATTAAATAACAGTCTTAAATGTGTTGTATCATGTTTACTGTTAAAGTGTACACTCAGGGAAACCTGATTAAATAACACAGTCTTAAATGTGCTGTATCAGGTTTACTGTTAAAGTGTACACACAAGGGAAACCTGATTAAATAACACACAGTCTTAAATGTGTTGTATCATGTTTACTGTTAAAGTGTACACTCAGGGAAACCCGATTAAATAACACAGTCTTAAATGTGTTGTATCATGTTTACTGTTAAAGTGTACATGCAGGGAAACCTGATTAAATAACAGTCTTAAATGTGCTGTATCAGGTTTACTGTTAAAGTGTACACTCAGGGAAACCTGATTAAATAACACAGTCTTAAATGTGCTGTATCAGGTTTACTGTTAAAGTGTACACTCAGGGAAACCTGATTAAATAACACAGTCTTAAATGTGTTGTATCAGGTTTACTGTTAAAGTGTACACTCAGGGAAACCTGATTAAATAACACACAGTCTTAAATGTGCTGTATCAGGTTTACTGTTAAAGTGTACACACAGGGACACCTGATTAAATAACACAGTCTTAAATGTGCTGTATCAGGTTTACTGTTAAAGTGTACACACAGGGACACCTGATTAAATAACACAGTCTTAAATGTGTTGTATCAGGTTTACTGTTAAAGTGTACACACAGGGACACCTGATTAAATAACACAGTCTTAAATGTGTTGTATCAGGTTTACTGTTAAAGTGTACACACAGGGAAATCTGATTAAATAACATAGTCTTAAATGTGTTGTATCAGGTTTACTGTTAAAGTGTACACTCAGGGAAACCTGATTAAATAACACAGTCTTAAATGTGTTGTATCAGGTTTACTGTTAAAGTGTACACACAGGGAAATCTGATTAAATAACACAGTCTTAAATGTGCTGTATCAGGTTTACTGTTAAAGTGTACACTCAGGGAAACCTGATTAAATAACACACAGTCTTAAATGTGCTGTATCATGTTTACTGTTAAAGTGTACACACAGGGAAATCTGATTAAATAACACAGTCTTAAATGTGTTGTATCACAGGGGTTTCCCTAGAGCgataagccgacacggcccgtgctcccttagccagccaagtaagcgccttcatgtctggtaagcgccttaactgcaggaccgtgtcggcttaacttgtaacatgtatacaaaacaatggagctgtgatccGTAACGTCATTCACCACACATTATTACACTTCCATTTGGTATCTCTGCAATTCTTTAAATGTTCACTTTGAGGTCCAGTGATCGCACCGTTTTAATTGTCGGCGGGCTTGTGTTGGTCACGTGGTACAGGTGATCGGCTACTACTAATCCGCCAGATAACTGCTTgttgtaataatgtctgtatgctTGGGAATTACGCATCAAGACAAATCAAAGAAAATACctattaattgaataaacatcTTTGAAGGTGAACTTCTTGAGTAAAACATGtcaccattattttaattttgtaaagtctttgaaccaaagtaataaaaacaaaccgacactgcatgtcaatttgaatacacatgccagttcagggccgaaagacatgtcggctatcccaagggctgagttcagccagaccgagcgaaaacaaaacgttcgctacactggtttgtgcgcttcacgttaaaccaaatggacacgacggacaccaatcaaatagttcgcgaacgttaggaagaacgttcgttggctgaactgaggaaagctctcggcgtaatatacgtcatgcttcagagtcagctgacacccacgtgtcaagagacatcgttgcggacatgaacaatacgattacacggAAGTAAATCTCgatgtaaatgtgtagaaaaacaatagttgtttgcatcaatgaatacctaactgcagtttcattatttcctttgtctttgataattttgtacctatggtcgagagcaggcactgagatcgcgatcgcaggaaatgaacatgcagtatttatgcaaattgcagttaaacgtacactgaattagttttcaataatcatatttgttagataatgctagatatgtatttgttaaactgtgaggtgacaagcatttaacacgatgctgaaaacaacagcaacaacatattgcaaattatgaaattgttgggggtggggaattgatgggttatttttttttttaagttttaaccccccccccccccccccccccccccaaaaaaacccccacaacaaccccaacatgatttgatggattgaaggcaaacacttaactgttttcaacccactaccctacttcttttggcttgatttttgtgttataatgatgctataTATGTAAGCGCCTTTAAAAattcctggggaaaggcctgtatCAGGTTTACTGTTAAAGTGTACACACAAGGGAAACCTGATTAAATAACACACAGTCTTAAATGTGCTGTATCAGGTTTACTGTTAAAGTGTACACTCAGGGAAACCTGATTAAATAACACACAGTCTTAAATGTGCTGTATCATGTTTACTGTTAAAGTGTACACTCAGGGAAACCTGATTAAATAACACACAGTCTTAAATGTGCTGTATCAGGTTTACTGTTAAAGTGTACACTCAGGGAAACCTGATTAAATAACACACAGTCTTAAATGTGCTGTATCAGGTTTACTGTTAAAGTGTACACTCAGGGAAACCTGATTAAATAACACACAGTCTTAAATGTGCTGTATCATGTTTACTGTTAAAGTGTACACACAGGGAAACCTGATTAAATAACACACAGTCTTAAATGTGCTGTATCAGGTTTACTGTTAAAGTGTACATGCAGGGAAACTCGATTAAATAACACAGTCTTACATGTGCTATATTAGGTTTACTGTTAAGTGTACACACAGGGAAACCCGATTAAATAACACAGTCATACATGTGCTATATTAGGTTTACTTTTAAAGTGTACACTCAGGGAAACCTGATTAAATAACACACAGTCTTAAATGTGCTGTATCAGGTTTACTGTTAAAGTGTACACTCAGGGAAACCTGATTAAATAACACACAGTCTTAAATGTGCTGTATCAGGTTTACTGTTAAAGTGTACACACAGGGACACCTGATTAAATAACACAGTCTTAAATGTGTTGTATCAGGTTTACTGTTAAAGTGTACACACAGGGAAATCTGATTAAATAACATAGTCTTAAATGTGTTGTATCAGGTTTACTGTTAAAGTGTACACTCAGGGAAACCTGATTAAATAACACAGTCTTAAATGTGTTGTATCAGGTTTACTGTTAAAGTGTACACACAGGGAAATCTGATTAAATAACACAGTCTTAAATGTGCTGTATCAGGTTTACTGTTAAAGTGTA
This DNA window, taken from Gigantopelta aegis isolate Gae_Host chromosome 4, Gae_host_genome, whole genome shotgun sequence, encodes the following:
- the LOC121371857 gene encoding RWD domain-containing protein 1-like — protein: MTDYKEEQRNEIEALQSIYPEEIELIKEEPSFIFTINVQSQDEESQNDEDKCACCTIQFSLGEKYPDEAPVIEITEYSNLEDDQIEELMNYLNEQVEENLGMVMVFTLVSAVQERMTVLVEEQKKRVEDEKNRREREEEEAEQKRFEGTKVTIENFVAWKTKFDAEMAELKRLRSQTEQQASNKLSGKEMFLQDATMNESDVQFLKDDTDSVEVDESLFQDMDDLDLDDDENAG